In Ostrea edulis chromosome 10, xbOstEdul1.1, whole genome shotgun sequence, one genomic interval encodes:
- the LOC125665735 gene encoding cation-dependent mannose-6-phosphate receptor-like isoform X1 — MELDLVIWLLQITVLVQAEVCEKLTACSCKTSSGVVDLSALPSSTQVTDPQKYLNVWSPCNGVACASKSGVSVCQSTKSSPPSSYVNGYVNTARFTGDPTTNQLVLSYTGDKDTTVDKTRKTSIQLICDESAAENTLTAQGETSQGSVDYKFTLRSKHACVSSGSISAGSVLLIIFFVLVLLYFVGGILFLRFYRGASGVEMIPNFEFWKDFPFLVKDGMVFTFRGCKTDTTYTQI, encoded by the exons ATGGAGTTGGACCTTGTTATTTGGTTACTGCAGATAACAGTTTTAGTGCAGGCTGAAGTATGCGAAAAACTCACGGCCTGTTCGTGTAAAACATCTAGTGGAGTGGTGGATCTCTCAGCTCTGCCGAG TTCTACGCAAGTGACAGACCCACAGAAATATTTAAATGTCTGGAGTCCTTGTAATGGGGTAGCATGTGCATCAAAATCAGGAGTGTCT GTTTGTCAGTCGACCAAGTCATCTCCCCCGAGCTCATATGTTAATGGCTATGTTAACACTGCGAGATTCACCGGAGACCCCACCACCAATCAGCTGGTTCTGAGTTACACTGGAGACAAGGATACCACCGTAGATAAAACAAG AAAAACCTCTATTCAGTTAATCTGTGATGAGAGCGCTGCAGAAAATACACTCACTGCCCAAGGAGAAACATCACAGGGCAGCGTGGATTAT AAATTTACGCTGCGGAGTAAACACGCCTGTGTATCTTCTGGAAGCATCAGTGCTGGATCAGTCTTACTAATAAT ATTTTTCGTGTTAGTTCTGCTCTACTTCGTCGGAGGGATTTTATTTCTAAGATTTTATCGAGGGGCCAGTGGTGTGGAGATGATTCCTAACTTTGAATTTTGGAAAGATTTTCCATTTCTTGTAAAG GATGGTATGGTGTTTACATTTCGTGGATGCAAAACAGATACAACGTACACACAGATATGA
- the LOC125665735 gene encoding uncharacterized protein LOC125665735 isoform X2, producing the protein MELDLVIWLLQITVLVQAEVCEKLTACSCKTSSGVVDLSALPSSTQVTDPQKYLNVWSPCNGVACASKSGVSVCQSTKSSPPSSYVNGYVNTARFTGDPTTNQLVLSYTGDKDTTVDKTRKTSIQLICDESAAENTLTAQGETSQGSVDYKFTLRSKHACVSSGSISAGSVLLIIIWSGQGLYFQKSELDNMSMGQGQDTFFDHMETFLSVLIKICH; encoded by the exons ATGGAGTTGGACCTTGTTATTTGGTTACTGCAGATAACAGTTTTAGTGCAGGCTGAAGTATGCGAAAAACTCACGGCCTGTTCGTGTAAAACATCTAGTGGAGTGGTGGATCTCTCAGCTCTGCCGAG TTCTACGCAAGTGACAGACCCACAGAAATATTTAAATGTCTGGAGTCCTTGTAATGGGGTAGCATGTGCATCAAAATCAGGAGTGTCT GTTTGTCAGTCGACCAAGTCATCTCCCCCGAGCTCATATGTTAATGGCTATGTTAACACTGCGAGATTCACCGGAGACCCCACCACCAATCAGCTGGTTCTGAGTTACACTGGAGACAAGGATACCACCGTAGATAAAACAAG AAAAACCTCTATTCAGTTAATCTGTGATGAGAGCGCTGCAGAAAATACACTCACTGCCCAAGGAGAAACATCACAGGGCAGCGTGGATTAT AAATTTACGCTGCGGAGTAAACACGCCTGTGTATCTTCTGGAAGCATCAGTGCTGGATCAGTCTTACTAATAAT CATATGGTCAggacagggtttgtattttcaaaaaagtgaacttgacaatatgagcatgggtcaaggccaggacactttctttgatcatatggaaacttttctttcagtattaattaaaatttgccATTAG